One genomic region from Rattus norvegicus strain BN/NHsdMcwi chromosome 10, GRCr8, whole genome shotgun sequence encodes:
- the LOC100362400 gene encoding large ribosomal subunit protein eL13-like, with protein sequence MAPSRNGMILKPHFHKDWQQRVDTWFNQPARKIRRRKARQAKARRIAPRPASGPIRPIVRCPTVRYHTKVRAGRGFSLEELRVAGIHKKMARTIGISVDPRRRNKSTESLQANVQRLKEYRSKLILFPRKPSAPKKGDSSAEELKLATQLTGPVMPIRNVYKKEKARAITEEEKNFKAFASLRMA encoded by the coding sequence ATGGCGCCCAGCCGGAATGGCATGATCCTGAAGCCCCACTTTCACAAGGACTGGCAGCAGCGAGTGGACACGTGGTTCAACCAGCCGGCCCGCAAGATCCGCAGACGCAAGGCCCGGCAGGCGAAAGCGCGCCGCATCGCCCCTCGCCCCGCGTCCGGTCCCATCAGGCCCATCGTGAGGTGCCCTACAGTTAGATACCACACCAAGGTCCGGGCTGGCAGGGGCTTCAGCCTGGAGGAGCTCAGGGTGGCTGGTATCCACAAGAAAATGGCACGCACCATCGGCATCTCCGTGGACCCAAGGAGGCGAAACAAATCCACGGAGTCACTGCAGGCCAACGTGCAGCGCCTGAAGGAGTACCGCTCCAAGCTCATACTTTTCCCCAGGAAGCCTTCTGCTCCGAAGAAGGGAGACAGTTCTGCTGAAGAACTTAAATTGGCCACGCAGCTAACAGGACCTGTGATGCCCATCCGGAATGTGTACAAAAAGGAGAAGGCCAGAGCCATCACGGAAGAGGAGAAGAACTTTAAGGCTTTCGCCAGCCTTCGCATGGCCTGA